The following are encoded together in the Bombus fervidus isolate BK054 chromosome 10, iyBomFerv1, whole genome shotgun sequence genome:
- the LOC139991327 gene encoding LOW QUALITY PROTEIN: large ribosomal subunit protein uL10m-like (The sequence of the model RefSeq protein was modified relative to this genomic sequence to represent the inferred CDS: deleted 1 base in 1 codon), whose product MAHFMKKALQLTPNQLLYQQKRYRGKINIKKPKIYYKKRVLNELLTPFFVNPNKDKTLEQFCIESQGVQVEEQLGPYDQIIAREVRNWFDNSKMIGCLHVNSIKQLDVFDVQVALFRQNMHYKYYGPHIINHVIQNSPYEALAPLVSKYTSFVFSPEINTTALQKIIKKSKKMFIMGGILEGQVLNYDDFLKYGEMDIVTAQLGLVQTLQNAGGLNLNRQLTHHQTTLVTRLDQIGTNETTSNDKNEQSVPV is encoded by the exons CACTTCAGTTAACTCCGAATCAATTACTGTACCAACAGAAGCGTTACAGGGGAAAGATAAACATTAAAAAGccgaaaatatattataagaaaagaGTATTGAACGAACTTTTAACGCCGTTCTTTGTCAATCCCAACAAAGATAAAACTCTAGAACAATTTTGTATAGAGTCCCAAGGGGTACAAGTCGAGGAACAGTTGGGCCCTTATGATCAAATAATAGCGAGGGAAGTTCGTAATTGGTTTGACAATTCTAAAATGATTGGTTGCTTGCACGTAAACAGTATAAAGCAGCTGGATGTATTCGACGTTCAAGTTGCACTTTTCAGGCAAAATATGCACTACAAATATTATGGGCCTCATATTATAAATCATGTCATTCAGAATTCACCTTACGAGGCTCTTGCTCCGTTAGTTAGCAAGTATACTTCGTTTGTGTTCAGTCCTGAAATAAACACGACTGCTTTACAAAAGATTATCAAGAAAAGcaagaaaatgtttataatgg GAGGAATATTGGAAGGACAAGTCTTGAACTACGATGATTTTCTGAAATACGGAGAAATGGATATTGTAACGGCGCAGCTAGGTTTGGTTCAAACATTACAGAATGCAGGAGGCCTTAACCTGAATCGACAACTCACACATCATCAGACGACGCTTGTAACACGACTGGATCAGATCGGTACAAATGAGACAACCTCCAACGAT AAAAATGAACAATCGGTGCCTGTATAA
- the LOC139991325 gene encoding partitioning defective 3 homolog, whose translation MKVTVCFDNVRVVVPCGDGTLLVKDLMHEATLRYKKATGKNDSALTINSLSSLTGGGLLDPDDRLCDVADDREQIVAHFVNSDVTHAGGDGASSVGTNSPDFFHPDSKEPPYTIDAHSSISISGIKRESTKRLSMHALSTREPCLTTYSAQSLPRESRRREPLGQDAKVSFKYANANIEPGDQGEIREIVIKNEAGPLGLHVVPCYDLLGNDQGLRVEGIEPNGRIARDGQIDLHDKIIKINGHSLLHIPFFKVQEIFRTCMTEPCLQISIVKHKKPQEKSLHKNHGNTSGGSEKEIDDNVKRLQCSNYNLLQTANTRKIGRMIEIELTKGSNGLGFSVTTRDNPAGGHCPIYIKNILPKGAAVEDGRLRSGDRLLEVNNKEMTGKSQAEVVSLLRSILPGGKVRMVVSRQEEISSSIPDSHSHGTSTSQALEATDNSKYWNALNISPKKKNTEVQDKLNTHNYDKCTFKPVKSTSEDIVLSPRKNRMILTLDIPVHDSEKAGLGVSVKGKTTNTDENTNMDLGIFIKSVLHGGAASRDGRLRTNDQLLNVNGVSLLGLSNSDAMETLRRAMLNTNSSVTGVITLTIARRISSYDGNDKNLSENLSSHCKLESANSIYIADSTKGNEGRVKEKNNLNSQSDILDNGGLLSCVTASPWNPVIDRLTEQYNKNSLRNESYCIATNKTWIESASNVKKITIGQRDDRAEPVLLEDSNDPQCNEAKRNTDDKDSQYSGDPTYDSQLSLEEFNSSSNKFSRDALGRQSMSEKRHAALDAKNTDTYKRNKKLREGRENKNQEQTNQKHSNQSIESEDPTRRGCKSDIYDKNKNKGTTDGRTTSESSMKRYEKSVDPAQSEYVYTIPGCNNKYTSPRKHWLVDDVHGEIRSSNNFKDDRKGFPNSRGDVKQASLNSALDDRYKRSRKKGGIRSMLRLGKNRKSLNFGDSIETRHESSNYCSGTINYIA comes from the coding sequence ATGAAGGTAACTGTGTGTTTCGACAACGTTAGAGTGGTGGTTCCTTGTGGGGATGGAACCCTACTGGTTAAAGATTTAATGCATGAGGCTActttaagatataaaaaagcAACTGGAAAAAATGATAGTGCATTAACTATAAATAGTTTGTCCTCCTTAACTGGAGGTGGTCTCCTGGATCCAGATGATAGGTTATGTGATGTAGCTGATGATAGAGAACAGATTGTTGCTCATTTTGTTAATTCTGACGTTACGCATGCTGGTGGTGATGGGGCAAGTTCAGTTGGCACGAATAGCCCAGACTTTTTTCATCCAGATAGTAAAGAACCACCTTATACAATTGATGCACATTCCTCTATTTCTATAAGCGGTATTAAAAGGGAAAGCACCAAAAGATTGTCAATGCATGCACTGTCAACCAGGGAACCTTGTTTAACCACATATTCTGCTCAGTCACTTCCCAGAGAATCTCGGCGTAGAGAGCCACTGGGACAAGATGCCAAAGTGTCATTTAAGTATGCAAATGCTAATATAGAACCAGGAGATCAAGGAGAAATTAGAGAAATTGTGATAAAGAATGAAGCAGGGCCACTGGGGCTTCATGTGGTGCCATGTTATGATTTGTTGGGTAATGATCAAGGGCTTAGAGTCGAAGGTATTGAGCCTAATGGCAGAATTGCTAGAGATGGACAAATTGACCTGCAtgataaaatcattaaaataaatggaCACAGTCTATTGCATATACCATTTTTTAAAGTGCAAGAGATCTTTCGTACCTGTATGACAGAACCATGTTTGCAAATTTCCATTGTAAAACATAAGAAGCCGCAAGAAAAAtcattgcataaaaatcatGGCAATACTAGTGGGGGGTCAGAAAAGGAAATTGATGATAATGTTAAAAGACTTCAATGCAGTAATTACAATTTGCTGCAGACAGCTAACACCCGTAAGATTGGACGTATGATAGAGATAGAATTAACAAAAGGCAGCAATGGTCTTGGATTTAGCGTTACAACACGTGATAATCCTGCAGGAGGTCATTGtccaatatatattaaaaatatattaccaaAAGGTGCTGCAGTTGAAGATGGCAGATTAAGATCTGGGGATAGGCTGTTGgaagtaaataataaagaaatgacTGGTAAAAGTCAAGCAGAAGTGGTTTCACTTCTCAGAAGTATTCTACCTGGTGGGAAGGTAAGGATGGTGGTATCGCGCCAGGAAGAAATTTCCTCTAGTATTCCAGACTCTCATTCTCATGGTACTTCCACAAGTCAAGCCTTAGAAGCTACAGATAATTCAAAGTATTGGAATGCATTGAATATATCgccgaagaaaaagaataccGAAGTGCAAGATAAACTTAATACCCATAACTATGATAAGTGCACTTTTAAACCAGTGAAGTCTACATCAGAAGATATTGTTTTATCACCACGTAAAAATCGCATGATTTTAACTTTAGATATACCAGTACACGATTCAGAGAAAGCAGGGCTAGGTGTTAGCGTTAAGGGAAAGACTACTAACACAGATGAAAACACTAACATGGATctaggaatttttattaaaagtgtCCTTCATGGGGGTGCAGCCTCAAGGGATGGGAGATTGAGGACCAATGATCAATTGCTCAATGTTAATGGGGTTTCATTATTAGGATTATCAAATTCAGATGCAATGGAGACATTGAGAAGAGCGATGCTCAATACAAACAGTTCTGTAACTGGGGTGATCACTCTTACAATAGCCAGGAGGATATCTTCGTACGAtggaaatgataaaaatttatcagagAATTTGTCTTCTCATTGTAAACTGGAgtcagctaatagtatatatattgcTGATTCTACGAAAGGCAATGAAGGCagagtaaaagaaaagaacaatttGAATTCCCAGTCAGACATCTTGGACAACGGCGGATTATTGTCTTGTGTGACCGCCTCTCCATGGAATCCAGTTATCGATAGATTAaccgaacaatataataagaaTAGTTTAAGGAACGAAAGTTACTGCATCGCTACCAATAAAACGTGGATAGAATCTGCTAGTAACGTGAAGAAGATTACGATAGGACAGCGCGACGATCGCGCGGAACCAGTATTGCTAGAAGACTCCAATGACCCACAGTGTAATGAAGCTAAACGAAACACAGACGATAAAGATAGTCAGTATTCCGGAGACCCAACGTACGATAGTCAATTATCCCTGGAAGAATTTAATTCCTCTTCCAATAAGTTTTCGCGCGACGCTTTAGGTAGACAGAGTATGTCGGAGAAGCGACATGCCGCTTTAGATGCCAAGAACACAGATACTtataagagaaataaaaaattacgcgAAGGGCGCGAAAATAAGAATCAGGAACAGACCAATCAGAAACATTCGAATCAATCGATTGAGTCTGAGGATCCAACTAGACGAGGGTGTAAATCGGACATTTacgataagaataaaaataaaggcACTACTGACGGTAGAACGACCAGTGAGAGTAGTATGAAACGATACGAAAAGTCCGTGGATCCTGCTCAGTCAGAATACGTGTACACTATACCTGgatgtaataacaaatatacgtCACCGAGGAAACATTGGCTTGTCGACGATGTACATGGCGAGATAAGGAGTAGCAATAATTTTAAAGACGATCGCAAGGGTTTTCCAAATAGTCGGGGGGATGTGAAACAAGCATCTCTCAATTCAGCTTTAGATGATCGATATAAGCGTTCACGAAAGAAAGGTGGCATACGTTCGATGCTTCGATTAGGAAAGAATAGGAAATCGCTCAATTTCGGTGATAGTATAGAAACTCGTCACGAATCCAGTAATTATTGTAGTGGAACGATTAATTATATCGCATAA
- the LOC139991324 gene encoding uncharacterized protein has product MVQRAACSIEANTFSNGVRISDREGRTSDVVATEASVDHESRNVHEAGRGNARFSLFKWFKRSGNRESTVDKRRKTIDKYGDNENGRQRSVSSSAESVDTFYSTTTVRSFAFHTGTLSSYNGLSLDILEQAAEVGPFAAGASKVAVGNKENELADVACTLPTNAHSHRRDITARYSLQPSTTFNSCGNLPLPDRRLLESLRRLDDRKNHYSVNSTRRRVHVKGKRRAPNPPVTSIKATEVDARETSRNSSRRKRRAPKPPEKIVDSNSPEKKCENQITDGGMDVEKPANTEDAQTLSNDTLVLQGGVLMPKRELKRSTKEKNTKDTSASSSDIAVLQDNQTVAPGIGTLSTAMPRPWYKRSVFEHSRDSGASRRGDVLRGPTSSTIEIKEECAATNTASSTSYSVDASLSRRSFFHRGGQTEDRKKEAKRRSGLSILTNISELDKEAAAIVQEEQARARASMLLKSSKFVDAFEKRNDMNEELVQDIVTSAMESSSPRRGTRALISKFNAISNITKVTVNANFFARNARDQQPAKFERDVVRNAKAFEHANDWKDHPRFSVQSASGQTSHIEKDISRYFPPQQKTSRNRSENTEMGEKVSGAKGSSIKEQSDRLVSETSNRISFLQSQLAANRMNDQVAQKDSAISVMEEKIRSRQEVSGEKKEKETKASNEDQRRPLFPRSSVEAKEHSTLNIFEEPKKLDRQRIDGVQKEFSDIFDEIDKQLRMKELELIDRRAARTNATATNQRSKVHEEEAGISSKVTKVLDILVEAEKDAKTKSGILPEKSIAVEDTFRPTEPNAKTKSTKTRSPLLNTIEDPITTDLKEMLKEMKHSLPKRSKPGKIVTRNTDVTEKLAPEKEVAAGPSKTTYFVSAVTKVENIALQNDYEPDKQKVSCSVQTSGNIRRLNQPSTSAEQPSTSGWKQENVLYKTSGKNLGGSGLVKNTFQLIRPRDFAEIEATKTTRTPAFNENTYANVIEQSIYANARVTPSPKHTGSERNIVTKIDNTSEMPKTPPVIERKFITKEDTFEGSEEDDNSAEKNMNTLAINRLLRKLEAAIASGHHQQAAGLAKELARLKIHCSVIRQRSARLKDQLIKVNMYIEDKLAHQGPIPLQLPSRMTVAELKAKIHTEFEIPTNVQRWIIGKNLADRDEATLNELQAVNGSPVFLYLVAPELRPENIVRVEKDNAAEEVSNVINDDTSTSAEVLQIVEEDPEEVKEPQGTEERNTPVEVKMDRYEELISLENCDVIPNSEPIECPVCFVTYGPREGVILRDCLHMFCRSCIVNTIRYCEEAEVKCPYRDSQYTCESTLQEREIKALVEPEVYQQHLAKSIAQAENNAGNNAFHCKTPDCPGWCIYDDDVNNFLCPVCGANNCLTCQAIHTGKNCKQYQQELRLSKETDQESRRTAEMLEEMVDRGEALACPTCAVVLMKKWGCDWLRCSMCKTEICWVTRGPRWGPGGKGDTSGGCRCGENGVKCHPRCNYCH; this is encoded by the exons ATGGTACAGCGAGCCGCATGCAGCATCGAGGCGAACACATTCTCCAATGGCGTACGGATCAGCGACCGGGAAGGAAGAACGTCGGACGTCGTCGCGACGGAAGCGTCCGTAGACCACGAGTCGCGTAACGTTCACGAGGCAGGACGTGGCAACGCGAGATTCTCCCTGTTCAAGTGGTTCAAACGGTCCGGTAATCGCGAATCAACGGTGGACAAAAGGCGAAAAACTATCGATAAATACGGAGATAATGAAAACGGCCGGCAACGAAGCGTATCGTCGAGCGCGGAAAGCGTAGATACGTTTTATAGTACCACCACGGTTCGTAGTTTCGCCTTTCACACTGGCACCTTGAGCAGTTACAATGGATTATCGTTAGATATACTAGAGCAAGCGGCCGAAGTTGGCCCCTTCGCGGCTGGAGCTTCGAAAGTTGCAGTTGGCAACAAAGAGAACGAGTTAGCGGATGTTGCCTGCACGCTACCTACGAACGCTCATTCTCATAGAAGAGACATAACCGCGAGATACTCGCTACAGCCGTCGACTACCTTCAATTCTTGCGGAAATTTACCGCTTCCCGATCGACGATTGTTGGAATCGTTGAGAAGGCTAGACGATCGAAAAAATCATTATAGCGTAAACTCCACCCGTAGAAGGGTACACGTGAAGGGGAAACGACGCGCACCGAATCCTCCAGTGACTTCGATCAAAGCAACAGAGGTAGATGCACGCGAAACATCGAGGAACAGCAGCAGGCGAAAGCGACGCGCGCCGAAACCACCGGAGAAGATCGTCGATAGTAATTCGCCTGAGAAAAAGTGCGAGAATCAGATTACCGATGGCGGAATGGACGTAGAAAAACCAGCAAACACCGAAGACGCGCAAACTCTGAGCAACGACACGCTAGTCCTTCAAGGAGGCGTTCTAATGCCGAAAAGGGAATTGAAACGAAGTACGAAGGAGAAGAACACGAAGGACACGAGTGCCAGTTCGTCGGACATCGCTGTTCTTCAAGACAACCAGACTGTGGCGCCCGGTATTGGCACTCTGAGCACCGCCATGCCACGACCTTGGTATAAACGGAGCGTCTTCGAACATTCTCGGGATTCCGGAGCGTCCAGGAGGGGCGATGTCCTCCGGGGGCCAACAAGCTCGACgatcgaaataaaagaagaatgtGCTGCCACGAACACGGCTTCTTCCACGAGCTACTCCGTGGACGCGTCTTTGTCTAGGCGGAGCTTCTTCCATCGTGGCGGACAAACGGAGGATAGAAAGAAGGAAGCAAAACGAAGATCCGGcctgtcgattttaacgaacatCAGCGAACTTGACAAAGAAGCCGCAGCGATCGTACAAGAGGAACAAGCACGAGCGAGAGCCTCGATGCTATTGAAATCTTCGAAATTCGTAGATGCTTTCGAAAAAAGGAACGATATGAACGAGGAGCTCGTTCAAGACATCGTCACGTCGGCAATGGAAAGTTCGTCGCCCAGACGTGGCACGCGAGCTCTGATTTCCAAGTTCAACGCCATCAGTAACATAACCAAGGTCACGGTGAATGCCAATTTCTTCGCAAGGAACGCCAGGGACCAGCAGCCGGCAAAGTTCGAACGAGACGTGGTGAGAAATGCGAAGGCCTTCGAGCATGCTAATGATTGGAAGGATCATCCGAGATTTTCGGTTCAGTCTGCAAGCGGACAGACTAGTCACATCGAGAAAGATATATCTAGATACTTTCCACCACAACAAAAGACATCTAGAAATCGGTCAGAGAATACGGAAATGGGTGAGAAAGTTTCGGGAGCAAAGGGTAGTTCGATCAAGGAGCAGAGCGATCGACTGGTCAGTGAAACTTCCAACAGAATATCGTTCTTGCAGAGTCAACTGGCTGCAAATAGAATGAACGATCAGGTCGCTCAGAAGGATAGCGCGATATCCGTAATGGAGGAAAAAATTAGATCCAGACAGGAAGTCTCCGgcgaaaagaaggaaaaggaaacaaaagcgAGTAACGAGGATCAACGAAGACCCTTGTTTCCTCGTAGCTCCGTGGAAGCTAAGGAACACTCAACTTTAAACATCTTTGAGGAACCAAAGAAGCTGGACAGACAACGTATCGATGGTGTTCAAAAAGAATTCTCGGATATATTCGACGAGATCGACAAGCAATTGCGTATGAAAGAGTTAGAGCTTATTGATCGTAGGGCGGCCCGCACAAACGCGACAGCCACTAATCAGAGAAGTAAAGTTCACGAGGAAGAAGCCGGAATATCAAGTAAGGTAACTAAAGTGCTCGATATCCTCGTCGAGGCGGAGAAAGACGCTAAGACAAAGAGCGGCATACTGCCAGAAAAATCGATAGCCGTCGAGGATACCTTTCGTCCGACCGAACCGAAcgcgaaaacgaaatcgacTAAGACCAGGTCACCGTTATTGAACACCATCGAGGATCCAATTACAACGGATTTAAAGGAGATGTTGAAGGAAATGAAACACTCGTTACCAAAGCGTTCGAAGCCGGGCAAGATTGTGACACGTAACACCGACGTGACTGAGAAACTGGCTCCGGAAAAAGAGGTAGCGGCTGGCCCTAGCAAGACTACGTATTTCGTTTCCGCTGTAACGAAGGTCGAGAATATAGCTCTGCAAAATGATTACGAGCCCGACAAACAGAAGGTATCGTGTTCCGTACAAACTAGTGGAAATATACGAAGATTGAATCAGCCTTCTACATCCGCGGAACAACCGTCCACCTCGGGTTGGAAACAAGAAAACGTCCTATACAAAACATCGGGGAAGAATTTAGGTGGTTCAGGATTGGTGAAAAATACGTTCCAGCTCATACGACCACGAGATTTTGCTGAAATCGAAGCAACAAAAACGACGAGAACACCCGCGTTCAACGAAAACACTTACGCCAATGTGATCGAGCAATCGATCTACGCGAATGCACGTGTTACTCCCTCGCCCAAACATACTGGTTCCGAGCGAAATATCGTTACGAAAATTGATAATACCAGTGAAATGCCGAAAACACCGCCCGTAATTGAACGAAAATTCATTACGAAGGAAGATACGTTCGAAGGTAGTGAAGAAG ATGACAATTCAGCGGAAAAGAATATGAACACGCTGGCCATAAACCGATTACTCAGAAAGCTAGAGGCGGCTATTGCATCTGGTCATCACCAACAAGCGGCTGGGTTAGCAAAGGAACTAGCACGGCTTAAGATCCATTGTTCCGTGATTCGGCAACGATCAGCCCGTCTCAAAGATCAGTTGATTAAAGTCAATATGTACATTGAGGACAAGCTTGCTCACCAGGGACCGATACCACTTCAG CTGCCCAGCAGAATGACGGTGGCCGAGTTGAAAGCAAAGATACACACTGAATTCGAGATACCGACGAACGTGCAACGATGGATCATTGGTAAAAATTTAGCGGATCGCGATGAGGCGACTCTAAACGAATTACAGGCCGTAAATGGCTCTCCGGTATTTTTGTACCTCGTGGCTCCag AATTAAGACCTGAAAATATCGTACGAGTGGAGAAAGATAATGCTGCAGAGGAAGTATCAAATGTGATAAACGATGATACAAGTACGTCTGCGGAAGTGTTACAAATTGTGGAAGAAGATCCCGAAGAAGTCAAAGAACCTCAG gGGACAGAGGAGAGGAATACGCCAGTGGAAGTGAAGATGGATAGATACGAGgaattaatttctttggaaAACTGTGACGTCATACCGAACTCCGAACCGATCGAATGTCCCGTATGCTTCGTTACATACGGTCCTCGTGAAGGAGTGATTTTAAGGGATTGTTTACATATGTTCTGCAG GTCATGTATTGTTAATACGATTCGATACTGCGAAGAAGCCGAAGTGAAATGTCCTTACAGAGACTCACAATACACCTGTGAGTCTACTCTCCAAGAACGTGAAATTAAAGCT CTCGTTGAACCAGAAGTCTACCAGCAACATTTAGCCAAATCAATCGCTCAAGCGGAGAATAATGCTGGAAACAACGCGTTCCACTGTAAAACTCCTGACTGTCCTGGTTGGTGCATCTACGACGACGATGTGAACAACTTCCTGTGCCCTGTATGCGGCGCAAACAATTGTCTCACATGTCAG GCCATTCATACTGGTAAAAACTGCAAGCAGTATCAGCAAGAACTAAGATTATCGAAAGAAACGGATCAAGAATCGCGAAGAACTGCGGAGATGCTCGAGGAAATGGTGGACAGAGGTGAAGCACTCGCGTGTCCCACGTGTGCGGTTGTTCTGATGAAGAAATGGGGTTGCGATTGGTTACGCTGCTCAATGTGCAAGACCGAGATATGCTGGGTAACAAGAGGCCCGCGTTGGGGTCCAGGA GGAAAGGGAGACACGTCCGGAGGCTGTAGATGCGGAGAAAATGGAGTCAAGTGTCATCCTCGTTGCAATTACTGTCACTGA